A genomic region of Glycine max cultivar Williams 82 unplaced genomic scaffold, Glycine_max_v4.0 scaffold_78, whole genome shotgun sequence contains the following coding sequences:
- the LOC102660052 gene encoding uncharacterized protein: MELEHKAYWALEFLNFDESLAGEKRKLQLLELEEMRMNAHESSKLYKEKVKAYHDKKLLKKEFKLGQRVLLFNSRLKLFPGKLKSKCFGAFIIKDVKPYGAVELFDPQSETPDKTWIVNGQRLKQYHGGNIERMTNLMFFQDT, translated from the coding sequence ATGGAATTGGAACACAAAGCATATTGGGCTCTGGAATTCCTTAATTTTGATGAGTCCTTAGCAGGAGAAAAGAGGAAGTTACAACTCTTGGAGCTAGAAGAAATGAGGATGAATGCCCATGAGTCTTCAAAATTGTAcaaagaaaaagtgaaggccTATCATGATAAGAAGTTGCTCAAAAAGGAGTTCAAGCTAGGACAACGAGTGTTGTTGttcaattcaagattgaaattgTTTCCAGGCAAGCTGAAATCCAAATGTTTTGGAGCCTTCATCATCAAAGATGTCAAGCCTTACGGGGCTGTGGAATTATTTGATCCTCAATCAGAAACTCCAGACAAAACATGGATAGTAAATGGTCAGAGATTAAAGCAGTATCATGGAGGGAACATTGAGAGGATGACCAACCTCATGTTTTTTCAAGACACATGA